CGACCTGTGCCTGGTGGAGCTGGGCGGGCGGTGGCACCGCTGCCGGGTGGTGGGTCGCCCGGCGCCCCGAGACTACCGCGTCTTCCTCCTCGACGAGGGCCGCACGGCCAGCGCCGCCGTCTCCTCCCTGGCGCGGGGCAGCCGCGAGCTCTTCCAGCTGCCTTCCGAAGTGCTGGGCTGCGTCGTGGCCGACTTGGTCCCGTCCAGGAGTTTCGGGGCGGTCGCGGCTACGGCTGCTCCGCTCGGATCCCGGGTGCAGAGCTTCAGCTGGGGGCCTGGCGCCCTCGAGTTCCTGGGATGCCTGCAGGGCAAGGAGGTGACGGGTGTGGTGCGAGAGGTGCTGATTGCAGAGCACCTTATGGTTTTGGAGCTACCCTGGCTATTGGCACAGATGCAGCGGCTGGGGCTAGCGAGCTACATCTCCCCCCATGCATTCGGCACCCTCCTCAACACCTGCCTGGGAGGCTGTCCTGCTGCAGCTTTTCCATCAGAGCCGTCTTCCTCTCCAGCCAAGGCAACTGTCCACTCCTCTGTTGGTCAGTCACAGCGAGATCCCTTGAGTTATTTCTATCCCCAACTGGATTTGAATGTGACTGAGCCTGTGTCAGTGACTCATGTCTCAGGTCCCTACAGAGTGTATTGTCAGCTGCGCAGCTTTTCCAGAGAGATCCAGCTACTCTCAGATGTCATGTACCAAAGTTTTGAGGCAATCAGGGGAAGGGACTTACAAGAGTCCTTGCCTGCACCTGGTTCTCCCTGTGCAGCCCGTGGCATAGATGGATGCTGGTACCGTGCTCTCTTGCTAGAGGTGTACTCTAGAGGAGGTCCAGAGGAGCAGCCAGGTGCAGTGGCACAAGTAATTTGTGTTGATTATGGAAGGAAAGAATTTGTCACGAAGAAAAACTTGCGGCATTTACCAACTGAGTGTTTCCGCATGCCAGTAGTGACATACCCTTGCTCTTTGCAGGGTATTACAGATGGAGGCACTGGCTGGACTCATTCACAAATTAGTCAGCTTAAAGCACTGTTGCTGGGCAAAGAAGTACAGGCCCATATTGAAATTTACTGTCCTTTTGAGCATCTGTATTATGTGACCCTCTATGGGGAAAATGGCCTCAACCTTAACAGTCTTTATGGGGTGCAGTCACATTGCCTGGCCCAGAGTTTTCTGCACAGTGATCAAGGCTGCACTTCTGACCTGATGACTGAACTGGAGAGTGGAGATGCTCCAGACAAGGAAGAATCTGAATCTTTTCAGGGTGTGTTGTCTACACTTGCTCCTACCCTACTTCCTGTTGTGCGCCTGAAGGCAGGGGAGTGCCACAGGGCTCAAGTGAGTTTTTTCCAAAATCCCTCCAAATTCTGGATGTACCTCCACGAGCATTATCAGTCCCTCTGTCTCCTAAACAGGAACTTGCACAACTTCTACTCTCAAAGTAAGAAACTGGAGGGCATTCTGCTTCAACCCAAGCCTGGATCATTGTGCTGTGTGATGCTGAAAGAGAATACTTATCACCGCGCCCTAGTCATCAAAGTACAGGGGAAGGGCATTGAAGTTTACCTGGTGGACAGAGGAGACACCAAAATAGTTGATTTGCATAACGTGAAAGAACTGCTTCCTCAGTTCAGAGAACTGCCTGCTGTGGCACTTAGATGTGCGCTGGCTCATTCCTCTCCAAACCAGTTATGGAGCCCAGATGCTGCAGAGTATTTTAGGAAAGCCATGCTAGGTAAAGAGCTAGTGATCAAGGTCCTAGGCATGCAAGAAGATATTTACATAGTGGAGGTTTTTGATAATTCCttggcaggagaaaaaaattTGGGAAAAATAATATCCCAAGGAAAGGACACTACCCATGAAATACAGATGCCCTTCCAGAAAATGATAAATGAGTCATTGAAGAGAGGACCATACAATGCAGTTGCAGACGTTTCTAGTATTACACCAAACTCTTTGTCTGCTGTTGTGCCAAACCATTCCTGGATAAAGCCAGAATTTTATTTTGACGAGCAGCTGGAGGTTGGAAGTACAGTAAATGTGGTGGTGTCCTGTACTGAAAATCCTAGCATCTTTTGGTGCCAATTAGCTAAACACTCTGGACACTTGAGGGCTCTTATGGCTAAAATTCAGGATTACTGTGCTCATTCGTTACAGCCCTATGACTGGTCCAGTCCTGTATGTTTGGCTAAGTATTCAGAGGATAATAAATGGTATAGAGGTCTTATCACTAGTACGGAGAGGTATACAGAAAAAGTGGAAGTTGCCTATGTTGATTATGGAAATAAAGAGTGTGTTTCACTAAAGGATATCTGTGCAACTAAGGCAGAGTTTCTTCATTTGAAAGCCCAGGCATTTAGATGTAGCCTTTACAATTTAATTCAGCCAAAAGGACAGGATCCTTTTGTTTGGGATGAAAAAGCCAGTGAAGCTTTTCAAGAATTTGTGGATTCAGCAAGCAGAATAGAACTAAAATGTACTATATTTGCTTCAGCAGCGTTAAACAATACAGAAGTCTTCAGGATTGTGGACTTAATTACACCTTTTGAAAGTGTTTGCCAGTTTTTAACAAGGAGGAATCTAGCCAGACCTGTGCAGCCAGAGAAATCCCTGATCCCATCTGTTCATCTTCTCTCGTACTATTATTCAACACACAACCTCAAAATAGGAAGTGAGGAGGTGATTTATGTTACACATGTTAATGATCCCTCTTTCTTTTACTGCCAGCTTGCAAGCAGTACAGCTGCTCTTAATCAGTTAAGTAGTAGCATTGGTAAGCTCAGCAAAATGTGGCACAACTTGCAGACATCACAGGCCCCTGGAAATGTGTATGTTGCTAAGTACAGTGATGGCAACTGGTATAGGGCAATAGTGACTTCAGCAAAATCTACTAAAAAAAttttctttgtggattttggaaaTACAGAGTTGCTAAAGGATGAAGACCTGATTGTAGTGCCAAATGATGCTTATGAGCTGCTTAGGTTGCCAAGGCTAGCCATAAAATGCAGTTTATCTGATGTTGCTGATCCACCAAAAGATGCCACAGTATGGTTTGAAAAAGCAGTTCTAGATAAGCCTTTAAAAGCTTTAATAGTAGCAAAGGAATCTGATGGAACACTGATCATAGAACTATATGACGGAAAAATGCAGATCAATGCAAAATTGAAACAGAACTTCAGTTTGGAGAGCAGCAGAATGTTATCAAAACATGTAGAACATGAAGTTTCACTGTCTAGATGCCCACTTGGGAGAGAAGCAAACACTGAAATAATACCATCTTTGACAGATACTGTGAAACTGTTTCATGATAGCAAGAAGTCATGCATTGAAAATCAGGAAACAATGCGCAGTAGTAAACCCAGTTTTTCATGGTGGAGAAGAAGAGTAGAGCagcaagaaacaaaaagagaagtgGCAAGAAAATCTCCAGGGCTAATTGATAGGCGCGAATCTTTAGAAGATAAAAAAGGCAGAGACTTTCTAAAGGGACCttttcaaaaaagagaggaaaaaactcaTGATGAAAACTGCAGCCAAAGTAGAATTAATACAAACTTTGTACCTAAAAATATTTGTGATCTGCCTCAAAAAATGATAAAACCTGGTCTTAAAACTTTGGTGTATATATCTCATATAAATGATCCTTCTGACTTTTACGTTCAGTTGGTAGAAGATCAACCTCTGCTTGATATCATTTCAGAGAAACTAAGCAGTTCTTCAACATTTGAGAGCCTAAAAGAGCAGAAGCTTCACATTGGAGACTTAATTTGTGCAGTTTTTGCAGATGATGGCTCATGGTATCGAGCTGTAGTCAGTGAAGAACCCTCTGATGAATTGGTGAGTGTGGTGTATATTGATTATGGCAATACTGCAGTAGTTGACATCTGTAAAACAGGCCAACTTCTTGAAGACTGTTCATCATTTCCAGTGATGAGCATTCACTGTGCACTGCATGGAGGTAAGACAGTAAGGCTTCCAGAATGGACAGAGGAAAAAATTCTGTATTTTTCCCAAAGGACAAATGAAGTTCAGCTGAATGGTGAATTTGTGGAAAAAATTGAAGGCAAATGGGAAATTCTTCTATGTGACAAGAAAGGTAATGTAACAATGGATTTGATTAATAGTTACCCTGAAGACCCAGAATCTCATGTTGTGGACACTAGGAGCAAAAAGGAGATAGAGACTGGTATGATAAACCTGTGTGAAGTTGCTCTGGGTAAGAATGAGAACTCTGCAAGCAACACAAATTCTATGTCTTTTCACTGGAAGACACCTAAAGTAGGTCAAACTGTGAAAATCTTTTCAGTAGCTGCAAAGAACCCAGGATATTTTTGGTGTCAGCTTATTGACATGGATAACCTTGATTCAATTGAAAGAAAGCTTCAGGAAGTTGAAGAACTTGAGGGAATCATTCTGGATGATATTGTAAGTGGTTGCCCTTGTCTGGCAAAGCAGAGTAAAGATGGTAGATTTTACCGAGCAGTTGTTAGCAACATAGAGCAAAACATTTTGACAGTCATTCATGTTGATTATGGAACTGAGGAATTAACTTGTATAGAAATGGTCAGGAAAATTCCCCATGAGCTTTTAGCAATACCACCTCAAGCATTTCTGTGTTGTCTGTTTGGTTTTAATGTTGAGGAAGGTTCTTGGACTGAAGGAGTAAATAAGGTATTCTGTGATATAGTAGCTGGTTGTCCAGTAGATGTTAAAATCATGGATAAAAAAGACCAT
The Pogona vitticeps strain Pit_001003342236 chromosome 1, PviZW2.1, whole genome shotgun sequence genome window above contains:
- the TDRD6 gene encoding tudor domain-containing protein 6 codes for the protein MCSVLPGPGSSVTLRVSFIELHPEVPLVKLWGFPGERRDEYLRLTEEVQARAGPRLSSSGPGGHADSLALNDLCLVELGGRWHRCRVVGRPAPRDYRVFLLDEGRTASAAVSSLARGSRELFQLPSEVLGCVVADLVPSRSFGAVAATAAPLGSRVQSFSWGPGALEFLGCLQGKEVTGVVREVLIAEHLMVLELPWLLAQMQRLGLASYISPHAFGTLLNTCLGGCPAAAFPSEPSSSPAKATVHSSVGQSQRDPLSYFYPQLDLNVTEPVSVTHVSGPYRVYCQLRSFSREIQLLSDVMYQSFEAIRGRDLQESLPAPGSPCAARGIDGCWYRALLLEVYSRGGPEEQPGAVAQVICVDYGRKEFVTKKNLRHLPTECFRMPVVTYPCSLQGITDGGTGWTHSQISQLKALLLGKEVQAHIEIYCPFEHLYYVTLYGENGLNLNSLYGVQSHCLAQSFLHSDQGCTSDLMTELESGDAPDKEESESFQGVLSTLAPTLLPVVRLKAGECHRAQVSFFQNPSKFWMYLHEHYQSLCLLNRNLHNFYSQSKKLEGILLQPKPGSLCCVMLKENTYHRALVIKVQGKGIEVYLVDRGDTKIVDLHNVKELLPQFRELPAVALRCALAHSSPNQLWSPDAAEYFRKAMLGKELVIKVLGMQEDIYIVEVFDNSLAGEKNLGKIISQGKDTTHEIQMPFQKMINESLKRGPYNAVADVSSITPNSLSAVVPNHSWIKPEFYFDEQLEVGSTVNVVVSCTENPSIFWCQLAKHSGHLRALMAKIQDYCAHSLQPYDWSSPVCLAKYSEDNKWYRGLITSTERYTEKVEVAYVDYGNKECVSLKDICATKAEFLHLKAQAFRCSLYNLIQPKGQDPFVWDEKASEAFQEFVDSASRIELKCTIFASAALNNTEVFRIVDLITPFESVCQFLTRRNLARPVQPEKSLIPSVHLLSYYYSTHNLKIGSEEVIYVTHVNDPSFFYCQLASSTAALNQLSSSIGKLSKMWHNLQTSQAPGNVYVAKYSDGNWYRAIVTSAKSTKKIFFVDFGNTELLKDEDLIVVPNDAYELLRLPRLAIKCSLSDVADPPKDATVWFEKAVLDKPLKALIVAKESDGTLIIELYDGKMQINAKLKQNFSLESSRMLSKHVEHEVSLSRCPLGREANTEIIPSLTDTVKLFHDSKKSCIENQETMRSSKPSFSWWRRRVEQQETKREVARKSPGLIDRRESLEDKKGRDFLKGPFQKREEKTHDENCSQSRINTNFVPKNICDLPQKMIKPGLKTLVYISHINDPSDFYVQLVEDQPLLDIISEKLSSSSTFESLKEQKLHIGDLICAVFADDGSWYRAVVSEEPSDELVSVVYIDYGNTAVVDICKTGQLLEDCSSFPVMSIHCALHGGKTVRLPEWTEEKILYFSQRTNEVQLNGEFVEKIEGKWEILLCDKKGNVTMDLINSYPEDPESHVVDTRSKKEIETGMINLCEVALGKNENSASNTNSMSFHWKTPKVGQTVKIFSVAAKNPGYFWCQLIDMDNLDSIERKLQEVEELEGIILDDIVSGCPCLAKQSKDGRFYRAVVSNIEQNILTVIHVDYGTEELTCIEMVRKIPHELLAIPPQAFLCCLFGFNVEEGSWTEGVNKVFCDIVAGCPVDVKIMDKKDHGSFAIPIFIVELAYQKINIKEQMKSFWKCSTENSGSTVASICRLEEENNNGQGKCSETVVFKTETCLPVSAEYTDISDSLPYSKPLHPIESCSLDAGKRTKEALPPTSPTYQTRHQATVEAVDTEDQHSVFESFDGEMDHYISEKKCNRSCSIDGAEIQHPASSRKEVSKQDHFEIQVKPESQAEILTQDVFEAQLLLDDTKSMSDLGLPLSVDTKQIMQETEMLRVHSSKDTLELETTEKPFFYDEVPKRSEFMLLEGLYAQKELQESPSEFVTHEVHPLQADKSEVDMLDLSAAFPLANTEGQPPFSETESQDLCTDGLIEVHKAVQNVSKTDCVEWQSLLEKRSRETQMSCDMCETHEDMSFLGEDYSSNTQLNEEQEMSSHDTDKKRMTFNLRGFNIGSKCMVSSGGQWHKAQISGTSAEGTKTLNNETSTLDSLLECGLEAEEQEIATGSDSPPCGNFTENTPE